One window of the Anaeromyxobacter dehalogenans 2CP-C genome contains the following:
- a CDS encoding glycosyltransferase family 4 protein codes for MKIGIVTEYYYPSIGGVQEHVHHFAREARRLGHAVKILTSEMPDLPPPSPDASGPDVLRLARSRPFYLNGGFGRVSVGLGLSRAMRDALDRERFDLVHVHCPITPVLPWLALQHARGPVAGTLHTHYTPGLGSRLAGGLERRYLGRLDLVLAVSHAAASLATGIRDDVQIVPNGVDAEGFGRGSRPARFDDGRFNVLWVGRLEPRNGLDRMLRAFARLRARVPARLLVLGDGPLRRRYEGMVPRDLADDVVFAGAVIEGRADWYAAAHVYCAPTSVASFGVTLLEAMAAGRPVLASDIDGFREVLHDGEEGRLLPPDDADAWAAALEALARDPAGAAALGTRGRATAARYAWPIVARRVLDLYQQVV; via the coding sequence GTGAAGATCGGGATCGTCACCGAGTACTACTACCCGAGCATCGGCGGGGTGCAGGAGCACGTCCACCACTTCGCCCGCGAGGCGCGGCGGCTCGGGCACGCCGTGAAGATCCTCACCAGCGAGATGCCCGACCTGCCGCCGCCCTCGCCGGACGCGAGCGGCCCGGACGTGCTGCGGCTCGCGCGCAGCCGCCCGTTCTACCTGAACGGCGGCTTCGGCCGCGTCTCGGTCGGCCTCGGCCTGTCGCGGGCCATGCGCGACGCGCTCGACCGCGAGCGCTTCGATCTCGTGCACGTCCACTGCCCCATCACCCCGGTGCTGCCGTGGCTGGCGCTCCAGCACGCCCGCGGCCCGGTCGCCGGCACCCTCCACACGCACTACACCCCCGGACTCGGCTCGCGGCTGGCGGGCGGCCTCGAGCGGCGCTACCTCGGCCGGCTCGATCTCGTGCTGGCCGTGTCGCACGCGGCGGCGTCGCTCGCCACCGGCATCCGCGACGACGTGCAGATCGTCCCGAACGGCGTGGACGCGGAGGGCTTCGGGCGGGGAAGTCGCCCCGCGCGCTTCGACGACGGCCGCTTCAACGTGCTCTGGGTCGGCCGCCTCGAGCCGCGCAACGGGCTCGACCGCATGCTGCGCGCGTTCGCACGCCTGCGGGCCCGCGTCCCGGCGCGGCTGCTGGTGCTCGGCGACGGGCCGCTCCGCCGCCGGTACGAGGGGATGGTGCCGCGCGACCTCGCCGACGACGTGGTGTTCGCCGGGGCGGTGATCGAGGGGCGGGCGGACTGGTACGCCGCCGCGCACGTGTACTGCGCCCCCACCAGCGTCGCCTCGTTCGGCGTGACGCTGCTCGAGGCCATGGCGGCCGGGCGCCCGGTGCTCGCCTCCGACATCGACGGGTTCCGCGAGGTGCTGCACGACGGGGAGGAGGGACGCCTGCTCCCCCCGGACGACGCCGACGCGTGGGCCGCCGCGCTCGAGGCGCTCGCGCGCGATCCGGCGGGCGCCGCCGCGCTCGGCACGAGGGGGCGCGCCACCGCCGCACGGTACGCGTGGCCGATCGTGGCGCGGCGCGTGCTCGACCTGTATCAGCAGGTGGTCTGA
- a CDS encoding aldo/keto reductase, with protein sequence MEHRRLGTSGLEVPALSFGAGTFGGTGPLFGAWGTIDVAGARRMVDMCLDAGVTLFDTADVYSSGASEEVLGAALEGRRERALISTKTGLPTGDGPNDAGTSRLRLVRACEAALRRLRTDRIDLLQLHAFDARTPVDEVLSTLDELVRAGKVRYVGASNFSGWQLMKSLAAADRHGWPRHVAHQVYYSLVGRDYEWELMPLAQDQGVGAVVWSPLGWGRLTGKLRRGQPLPAVSRLHQTADYGPPVDEALLYRVVDALEAVAAETGRTVPQVALNWLLRRPTVSTVVIGARTEEQLRDNLGAVGWALTPDQVAALDTASAVPAPYPYWPYRRQAGFARLSPPSV encoded by the coding sequence ATGGAGCACAGGAGACTGGGGACATCGGGGCTGGAGGTCCCGGCGCTGAGCTTCGGCGCCGGGACGTTCGGCGGGACGGGGCCGCTGTTCGGCGCCTGGGGGACCATCGACGTCGCGGGCGCCCGGCGCATGGTGGACATGTGCCTGGACGCGGGCGTCACCCTGTTCGACACCGCGGACGTCTACTCGTCGGGAGCGTCGGAGGAGGTGCTGGGCGCGGCGCTGGAGGGCCGGCGCGAGCGCGCGCTCATCTCCACCAAGACCGGGCTGCCCACCGGCGACGGCCCGAACGACGCGGGCACCTCGCGGCTGCGCCTCGTCCGCGCGTGCGAGGCGGCGCTGCGGCGGCTCCGCACCGATCGGATCGACCTGCTGCAGCTCCATGCGTTCGACGCCCGCACCCCGGTGGACGAGGTGCTCTCCACGCTCGACGAGCTGGTCCGCGCCGGGAAGGTCCGCTACGTGGGAGCGTCCAACTTCTCGGGCTGGCAGCTGATGAAGTCCCTCGCCGCCGCGGACCGCCACGGGTGGCCGCGCCACGTCGCGCACCAGGTGTACTACTCGCTCGTCGGACGGGACTACGAGTGGGAGCTCATGCCGCTCGCGCAGGACCAGGGCGTGGGCGCGGTGGTCTGGAGCCCGCTCGGCTGGGGCCGGCTCACCGGGAAGCTCCGCCGCGGCCAGCCGCTGCCCGCGGTGAGCCGGCTGCACCAGACCGCCGACTACGGGCCGCCCGTGGACGAGGCGCTGCTGTACCGCGTGGTGGACGCGCTCGAGGCGGTGGCCGCGGAGACGGGCCGCACCGTGCCGCAGGTCGCGCTCAACTGGCTGCTTCGCCGTCCGACCGTCTCGACGGTGGTGATCGGCGCGCGGACCGAGGAGCAGCTGCGCGACAACCTGGGCGCGGTGGGCTGGGCCCTCACGCCGGACCAGGTCGCGGCGCTCGACACCGCGAGCGCGGTGCCGGCTCCCTATCCGTACTGGCCCTACCGGCGGCAGGCTGGCTTCGCGCGGCTCTCCCCGCCGTCCGTCTGA
- a CDS encoding LysR family transcriptional regulator, with product MPNGEGNRLYEMEAFATVAELGGFSAAARALGRTPSALNKLVTRLEARLGARLLTRTTRAVRLTAEGEAFHRRAMRILAEVEDAEVEAAGGAPRGRVRVNANLPFGVHCLLPRVPAFLQANPGITLDVVLSDEVVDLVERRADVAIRVGPLRASRLLARKLGESPVAVVASPAYLARRGTPRTPADLDAHERIGFTFARALDDWPFLRGGEALRVPVRGAVRAGDGETARQLALAGAGLARLALFQVAADLEAGRLVRVLEAFEPGDVLEIHALFLGPAGSVPARVRAFVDFVAATLRRGRGPGAAPGRTGQAAGGARG from the coding sequence ATGCCGAACGGCGAGGGCAACCGGCTGTACGAGATGGAGGCGTTCGCGACCGTCGCGGAGCTGGGCGGCTTCTCCGCCGCGGCCCGCGCGCTCGGGAGGACCCCCTCCGCGCTGAACAAGCTGGTCACGCGCCTCGAGGCCCGGCTCGGCGCGCGCTTGCTGACGCGCACCACGCGCGCCGTCCGGCTCACCGCCGAGGGCGAGGCATTTCACCGGCGGGCGATGCGGATCCTGGCGGAGGTGGAGGACGCCGAGGTCGAGGCCGCAGGCGGCGCGCCGCGCGGCCGCGTCCGTGTGAACGCGAACCTCCCGTTCGGCGTGCACTGCCTGCTCCCTCGGGTCCCGGCGTTCCTCCAGGCGAACCCCGGGATCACGCTCGACGTGGTGCTCAGCGACGAGGTGGTGGACCTGGTGGAGCGCCGCGCCGACGTGGCGATCCGGGTGGGCCCGCTGCGCGCATCCCGGCTGCTCGCGCGCAAGCTGGGCGAGAGCCCGGTGGCCGTGGTCGCGTCGCCCGCGTACCTCGCGCGTCGCGGGACGCCGCGCACGCCCGCCGACCTCGACGCGCACGAGCGGATCGGCTTCACGTTCGCGCGCGCGCTCGACGACTGGCCGTTCCTCCGGGGCGGCGAGGCGCTGCGCGTGCCGGTGCGCGGCGCGGTGCGCGCGGGCGACGGCGAGACCGCGCGGCAGCTGGCGCTCGCGGGCGCCGGCCTCGCGCGCCTGGCGCTGTTCCAGGTCGCCGCCGACCTCGAGGCGGGGCGCCTGGTGCGCGTGCTCGAGGCGTTCGAGCCCGGAGACGTCCTCGAGATCCACGCGCTGTTCCTGGGCCCGGCCGGCTCGGTCCCGGCGCGGGTCCGCGCGTTCGTGGACTTCGTCGCGGCCACCTTGCGCCGCGGGCGCGGCCCCGGGGCGGCGCCTGGACGGACCGGGCAGGCCGCGGGGGGCGCCCGGGGCTGA
- a CDS encoding DUF6766 family protein, which yields MGRFWKDNSLSIVLLALFLAFWVGQALTGWRQAGEERREHGAPAEPLSEYLASGDFWEASAENWESEFLQMAAFVLLTVFLKQKGSPESKPPDGDPDLDRDPSPRPGAPWPVRRGGVALRVYQRSLFLALFGLFLVSFAVHAAAGARAYSEEALRHGGAPVGALAYLGTSRFWFESFQNWQSEFLSVGMLVLLGVWLRQRGSPESKPVDAPHAENEA from the coding sequence ATGGGACGGTTCTGGAAGGACAACAGCCTCTCGATCGTGCTGCTCGCGCTGTTCCTCGCGTTCTGGGTGGGCCAGGCGTTGACCGGCTGGCGCCAGGCCGGCGAGGAGCGCCGGGAGCACGGCGCGCCGGCCGAGCCGCTGTCCGAGTACCTGGCGTCCGGCGACTTCTGGGAGGCGAGCGCCGAGAACTGGGAGAGCGAGTTCCTGCAGATGGCCGCGTTCGTCCTGCTCACCGTCTTCCTGAAGCAGAAGGGCTCGCCGGAGTCGAAGCCGCCGGACGGCGATCCGGACCTCGACCGCGACCCGAGCCCGCGGCCGGGCGCGCCGTGGCCGGTGCGCCGGGGGGGCGTGGCGCTGCGCGTGTACCAGCGCTCGCTGTTCCTCGCGCTGTTCGGGCTGTTCCTGGTGTCCTTCGCCGTCCACGCGGCGGCGGGCGCGCGGGCGTACAGCGAGGAGGCGTTGCGCCACGGCGGCGCGCCGGTGGGCGCGCTCGCCTACCTCGGTACGAGCCGGTTCTGGTTCGAGTCCTTCCAGAACTGGCAGAGCGAGTTCCTGTCGGTGGGGATGCTGGTGCTGCTGGGCGTGTGGCTCCGCCAGCGCGGCTCCCCGGAGTCCAAGCCGGTGGACGCGCCGCACGCAGAGAACGAGGCCTGA
- the trxC gene encoding thioredoxin TrxC has product MAAPLIYRCARCGAMNRLALLTPGRQPVCGKCKADLDTSGAPGHADLAALERAVGSSPAPVLVDFWAPWCAPCRAFAPVLERLAREQAGRLVVLKVDTEASPAAGARFGIQAIPTLVVFRDGKEVDRVSGALPYEELRRFTTAATLGVAG; this is encoded by the coding sequence ATGGCCGCGCCCCTCATCTACCGATGCGCCCGCTGCGGCGCGATGAACCGCCTCGCGCTGCTCACCCCTGGGCGCCAGCCCGTCTGCGGCAAGTGCAAGGCGGACCTCGACACCTCCGGCGCCCCGGGCCACGCCGACCTCGCGGCGCTGGAGCGCGCGGTCGGGAGCAGCCCGGCGCCCGTGCTGGTGGACTTCTGGGCGCCGTGGTGCGCCCCGTGCCGCGCCTTCGCGCCGGTGCTCGAGCGGCTCGCGCGCGAGCAGGCCGGGCGGCTGGTGGTGCTGAAGGTGGACACCGAGGCGAGCCCGGCGGCCGGCGCGCGCTTCGGGATCCAGGCCATCCCCACGCTCGTCGTGTTCCGCGACGGCAAGGAGGTGGACCGGGTCTCGGGCGCGCTGCCGTACGAGGAGCTGCGCCGGTTCACCACGGCCGCCACGCTCGGCGTGGCGGGCTGA
- a CDS encoding L,D-transpeptidase family protein, which produces MTPLALRTAVASLLLVPPLAFLLACAHRPAPPGCPPVDALILVDTAEHRLALCEAGAAAAVFPVALGSAGTEKRAEGDRRTPLGAYALGTPRPSAGFGTFIPIGYPTAEQRRAGRTGSNVGIHGPARAMRWAGRLNTWADWTAGCVALGSDPEVAAVAAFVERRRPGVVLR; this is translated from the coding sequence ATGACCCCGCTCGCCCTGCGCACCGCCGTGGCGTCGCTCCTCCTCGTCCCGCCGCTCGCGTTCCTGCTCGCGTGCGCGCACCGCCCCGCGCCGCCCGGCTGCCCGCCGGTGGACGCGCTGATCCTCGTGGACACCGCCGAGCATCGCCTGGCGCTCTGCGAGGCCGGCGCCGCGGCCGCGGTCTTCCCGGTGGCGCTCGGCAGCGCCGGGACGGAGAAGCGCGCCGAGGGCGATCGCCGGACGCCGCTCGGCGCGTACGCGCTGGGTACGCCGCGGCCCTCCGCCGGCTTCGGCACCTTCATCCCCATCGGCTACCCGACGGCGGAGCAGCGGCGCGCCGGGCGCACCGGCAGCAACGTCGGCATCCACGGGCCGGCGCGGGCGATGCGCTGGGCGGGACGGCTCAACACCTGGGCGGACTGGACCGCCGGCTGCGTGGCGCTCGGGTCCGACCCCGAGGTCGCGGCGGTGGCCGCCTTCGTGGAGCGACGCCGGCCGGGCGTGGTGCTGCGCTGA
- a CDS encoding lipid kinase, translated as MARRAPAPPGLSAGGRAVLLVNASARKGESSPAAARAALEGAGVVLAEARAIEPGALREAVEAAVAAGAARVIVGGGDGSLAAAASALAGTGAALGVLPLGTANDFARTLRIPDDLAGAARVIARGRVRRVDVGWAGGRAFLNAASVGASSELTRRLDDGLKRRAGTLAYPVAGAAAAGQPPFRARLEVDGRTEDLDALQVVVGNGRYHGGGRLIAPRARADDHLLDVYVLTAASSPGAPRLRDRLRDLAGLARYALLLLRGRHLEHPGVLHVRATRAALWTDPPLEIDADGELAGSTPAEFRVAPGQLAVLAP; from the coding sequence GTGGCTCGCCGAGCGCCGGCGCCCCCGGGGCTGAGCGCCGGCGGCCGGGCGGTGCTGCTCGTGAACGCCTCCGCGCGGAAGGGTGAGTCCTCGCCGGCCGCCGCGCGCGCCGCGCTGGAGGGGGCCGGCGTGGTCCTCGCCGAGGCGCGCGCGATCGAGCCGGGAGCGCTGAGGGAGGCGGTCGAGGCGGCGGTCGCGGCGGGGGCGGCGCGCGTCATCGTGGGCGGCGGGGACGGGTCGCTCGCCGCGGCGGCGTCCGCGCTCGCCGGCACCGGCGCGGCGCTCGGGGTGCTCCCGCTCGGGACCGCGAACGACTTCGCGCGCACGCTGCGCATCCCGGACGACCTCGCGGGCGCGGCGCGGGTGATCGCGCGCGGGCGGGTGCGCCGGGTGGACGTGGGCTGGGCCGGCGGGCGCGCGTTCCTGAACGCGGCCAGCGTGGGCGCGTCGTCCGAGCTGACGCGGCGGCTCGACGACGGCCTCAAGCGGCGCGCCGGGACGCTCGCGTACCCGGTGGCGGGCGCCGCCGCCGCGGGCCAGCCGCCGTTCCGGGCGCGGCTCGAGGTGGACGGGCGAACCGAGGACCTCGACGCGCTGCAGGTGGTGGTGGGGAACGGCAGGTACCACGGCGGCGGCCGGCTCATCGCGCCGCGCGCGCGCGCCGACGACCACCTGCTCGACGTGTACGTGCTCACCGCGGCGTCCTCCCCGGGCGCGCCGCGCCTGCGCGACCGCCTGCGCGACCTCGCCGGCCTCGCGCGCTACGCGCTGCTGCTCCTGCGCGGCCGCCACCTCGAGCACCCGGGCGTGCTCCACGTCCGCGCGACGCGCGCCGCGCTCTGGACCGACCCGCCGCTCGAGATCGACGCGGACGGCGAGCTGGCCGGGTCCACGCCGGCCGAGTTCCGGGTGGCACCCGGGCAGCTCGCGGTGCTCGCGCCGTAG
- a CDS encoding DUF2249 domain-containing protein: protein MIDLRALPPQVRHGLVFQCFDALPTGESMVIVNDHDPMPLLQQFRFVRPGEAQHEYVEQGPTAWQVRIVRKAPGRQAAAPSGGAPDTVTGYLEADHRRLDAILPEVERLAAVGEYRDAGRRFAEFASGLDRHIEAEEQVLFPTFEGATGMTSGPTQVMRMEHVQIRERMREATESLHREDAGGLAAAVGGLTQVLSVHNMKEEHMLYPMSDRAVQGDAHRQLVDRLRAFTEAAP from the coding sequence GTGATCGACCTCCGAGCCCTCCCGCCGCAGGTGCGGCACGGCCTCGTGTTCCAGTGCTTCGACGCCCTGCCCACCGGCGAGTCGATGGTGATCGTGAACGACCACGACCCCATGCCGCTCCTGCAGCAGTTCCGGTTCGTCCGGCCCGGCGAGGCGCAGCACGAGTACGTCGAGCAGGGCCCCACCGCCTGGCAGGTCCGGATCGTGCGCAAGGCGCCGGGGCGGCAGGCGGCCGCGCCCTCGGGCGGCGCGCCCGACACCGTGACCGGCTACCTCGAGGCCGATCACCGACGGCTCGACGCGATCCTGCCCGAGGTGGAGCGGCTCGCCGCGGTGGGCGAGTACCGGGACGCGGGGCGGCGCTTCGCCGAGTTCGCGTCCGGGCTCGACCGCCACATCGAAGCCGAGGAGCAGGTCCTGTTCCCGACGTTCGAGGGCGCCACCGGCATGACCTCCGGCCCGACGCAGGTGATGCGCATGGAGCACGTGCAGATCCGCGAGCGGATGCGCGAGGCCACCGAGTCGCTGCACCGCGAGGACGCCGGCGGCCTGGCCGCGGCGGTCGGCGGGCTCACGCAGGTCCTGTCGGTCCACAACATGAAGGAGGAGCACATGCTCTACCCGATGTCCGATCGCGCCGTGCAGGGCGACGCCCACCGGCAGCTCGTGGACCGCCTGCGGGCGTTCACGGAGGCCGCGCCATGA
- a CDS encoding methyl-accepting chemotaxis protein, with protein sequence MRKSFGIGERLGGVFAVLIAILGIVAWVGVQRLSSQKDAIDAVAGPRWEETEQGVKGLEQIGRETALVSAVFLASDVESARGAVPAADAADRDADALVDALSQRVRSLRCAPGIEAMGQVAAARRAFAAAFERAHGLVEDGRMEEARTLARAEVLPRLDDVHRAWAAFFAHEGVHVRTAAAGVEADFVSARTVTLALGLFAVLLAAALAVGITRSITVPLRGVIGAATRIAGGDLRDPVQVTSGDEIGALQRAMRGMGEKLAEVIGEVRGGAEALTAASAQVASTSQSLSQGTGEQAASAEEATASLEEMGASIAQSAENARQTGQMASLGARNTDVGGKAVAESVAAMRSIAAQISIVEEISYQTNLLALNAAIEAARAGEHGRGFAVVAAEVRKLAERAQHAAKEIGEVAGSSVQVAERSGELIAELVPAVQRTADLVQEVAAASQQQAVGVAQVSKAMATVDQVTQRNASAAEELSGTAEELASQAEALLQLVAFFQVRDAGPRAR encoded by the coding sequence GTGAGGAAGAGCTTCGGGATCGGCGAGCGTCTTGGGGGCGTGTTCGCCGTGCTGATCGCCATCCTGGGGATCGTCGCCTGGGTCGGGGTGCAGCGGCTCTCGAGCCAGAAGGACGCCATCGACGCGGTGGCGGGCCCGCGCTGGGAGGAGACGGAGCAGGGGGTGAAGGGCCTCGAGCAGATCGGCCGCGAGACGGCGCTGGTCTCGGCGGTGTTCCTCGCCTCCGACGTGGAGTCGGCCCGGGGCGCGGTGCCGGCCGCGGACGCCGCCGATCGCGACGCGGACGCGCTGGTGGACGCGCTCTCGCAGCGGGTGCGCTCGCTCCGGTGCGCGCCGGGCATCGAGGCGATGGGGCAGGTGGCCGCGGCGCGCCGCGCCTTCGCGGCGGCGTTCGAGCGCGCGCACGGTCTCGTCGAGGACGGGCGCATGGAGGAGGCGCGCACGCTGGCCCGGGCCGAGGTCCTGCCGCGGCTCGACGACGTCCACCGGGCCTGGGCCGCGTTCTTCGCCCACGAGGGCGTCCACGTGCGGACCGCCGCGGCGGGCGTGGAGGCGGACTTCGTCTCGGCGCGCACCGTGACGCTGGCGCTCGGGCTCTTCGCGGTGCTCCTGGCGGCGGCGCTGGCGGTGGGGATCACCCGGAGCATCACCGTGCCGCTCCGCGGCGTCATCGGCGCGGCGACGCGGATCGCGGGCGGGGACCTGCGCGACCCGGTGCAGGTCACCTCGGGCGACGAGATCGGTGCGCTCCAGCGCGCCATGCGCGGGATGGGCGAGAAGCTGGCCGAGGTGATCGGCGAGGTCCGCGGCGGCGCGGAGGCGCTCACCGCCGCCTCGGCCCAGGTGGCCTCCACCTCGCAGTCGCTGTCGCAAGGCACCGGAGAGCAGGCGGCGAGCGCCGAGGAGGCCACCGCGTCGCTCGAGGAGATGGGCGCGTCCATCGCGCAGAGCGCGGAGAACGCGCGCCAGACCGGGCAGATGGCGAGCCTGGGGGCGCGCAACACCGACGTGGGCGGCAAGGCGGTGGCCGAGTCGGTCGCGGCCATGCGATCCATCGCCGCGCAGATCTCCATCGTCGAGGAGATCTCCTACCAGACCAACCTGCTCGCGCTGAACGCGGCCATCGAGGCGGCGCGCGCCGGCGAGCACGGCCGGGGCTTCGCGGTGGTGGCCGCCGAGGTGCGCAAGCTCGCGGAGCGCGCGCAGCACGCCGCGAAGGAGATCGGCGAGGTGGCCGGCTCGAGCGTGCAGGTGGCGGAGCGCAGCGGCGAGCTGATCGCCGAGCTGGTGCCCGCCGTCCAGCGGACCGCCGACCTGGTGCAGGAGGTGGCGGCCGCGTCGCAGCAGCAGGCGGTCGGGGTGGCCCAGGTCTCGAAGGCCATGGCGACGGTGGACCAGGTCACCCAGCGGAACGCCTCGGCGGCGGAGGAGCTCTCCGGGACCGCCGAGGAGCTGGCCTCGCAGGCCGAGGCCCTGCTGCAGCTGGTCGCCTTCTTCCAGGTGCGCGACGCCGGGCCGCGCGCGCGCTGA